The genomic interval GCAAGCAGGCTCGGGTAGCGCTGCCCGAGGGCATCGACCCGCGCATGCTCGACGCCGACGTGCGACGTGAGCTGCGGTCGCTGTCGAAGGAGACCGCCGACCTCGTCGCGCAGCACCTCATCGTGACCGGCCAGCTGCTCGACCAGGACCCCGACCGCGCGCTCACTCATGCTCGGGCCGCCGTGGCGCTGGCCGGGCGTGTCGGCGTGGTGCGGGAAGCCGCCGGCCTCGCTGCCTACGCGGCGGGGGAGTGGTCCGATGCTCTGTCCGAGCTGCGCGCCGCGCGTCGGATGACCGGCTCGCCCGAGCACCTGGCTGTCATGGCCGACTGCGAGCGGGCGCTGGGCCGGCAGGACCGGGCGTTGAAGTACGCCGACGACCGAGAGGTCGCTCAGCTCACCAACGCGCAGCGGGTCGAGCTCGTCATCGTCGTGTCGGGTGCCCGGCGCGACCTGCGGCAGTACGACGCGGCTGTGCTCGTGCTCAAGGACCCTGCCCAGCGCACCACCGGTGCGCGGCCGTGGGCGTCTCGCCTCTGGTACGCCTACGCCGATGCGCTGCTCGAGGCCGGGCGCGAGGACGACGCGCGCGAGTGGTTCCAGAAGGCTGCGGACGTCGACGAGGCCGGTGAGACCGACGCGCAGGAGCGGCTCATGGCGCTCGACGGCATCGTCTTCGAAGACGCCTACGACGGTGACGACGACGAGGGGCCGGACGCCTGGATCACCCCCGACGCCGAGGACGTGATGGCTGGCTTCGCCGCAGCGATGACAGCCAGCCAGGGCGCAGAGCCGACGGCCGTTGGAGGAGGCCCTGCACCGGCCGAGGCGCTCGAGGTGCACGGTGAGGACTCGGACGATCCCGCAGGGTCGGAAGCGGACACCAGCGCGGGTGAGGCGTCCGGGTCGGGTCAGGACGCTCGCGAGGACACAGCCGACGCGGCTGACGCAGGCGACGATGAGGTGACGGACCCCGACGATGCGGCGGACGGGTCGAGCAGCGGAGACTCGGCGCAGGATGAGGCGGCACCGGCGCGGGAGCGCGCTTCCGGCGTACCTGCTGCGGTGTTCACCCACGTCGAGCCTGCACCGCGGACGAGTGGCGAGCCGGGTGGCAGCACGACGCTGTTCTAGACGGGCTCGACCTGGTCGAGCCAGCGCCTGATGCCGCTGAGGTTGGCGGCATCACTGTTGAGGGCGTCCTGTCGGGCGGCGAGGTCGGGGTCGGCACGCAGGGCGGCGTAGCGCTCGTGGGTGCGGGCCCGGACCGCGGCGACGGCGTGATCGAGCTCGAGCACGCGCGTCTCGCGGGCCAGCTCGACCCACAGGCGCAGCTCCTCAGCGGAGCGCTCGAGGGCGTCGCCGACGGCCGTGACCGGCCCGAAGTGGCTGAACAGCAGTCGGGTCGGAGCCAGCGAGGCGAACAGCTCCAGCGAGGCCAGCGCGACCGGTAGGTCGAAGTCGGGGGGTGGCGTGGCGGGGCGGAGCAGGTCGGCCTCGGGGACGTAGACACCGGCGGCGTCACCGACGTAGAGATCGCCGGTCTCGGAGTCGAGCAGGCCGACGTGGTGGGAGGCGTGCCCGGGGGACCAGTGGGTCGTGAGGCGACGACCGTCGCCGAGGTCGACCTCGCCGGTGTCGCCGAGCGCGCGGACCCGCTCCGCGGGGGTCGCGAGCAGGTCGCCGAAGACCCGGGCGAACAGCTCCTCGCCGTAGACGCGCTTGGCCGAGGACAACAGCCGCTCGGGGGCGACGAGGTGGCGGGCGCCGCGCTCGTGCACGACGACCTCGGCGCGCGGGAAGGCGGCCGCGAGGTCGCCCACGCCGCCGGCGTGGTCGAGGTGGATGTGGGTGACGACGATCGTCGCGAGGTCCTCCGGGCCGATCCCGAGCGCGGCCAGCTCAGCGACGACGAGCGCGGCAGAGGTCGCCGCCCCCGTCTCGACGAGCGCGGGACGCGAGGAGCGGACGAGGTAGGCGGCGGTGATCCCGTCGTAGCCGCCCATCGCGGTGTCGATGAGGTGCACGTCGGACCCGAGCTCACGCGTGCGGTCGTCCACAGGCCCTCCCGGCTCGCGGCGGCCGTCCACAGATCGGTCGCGGGCGGCCCCACGAGGCCGCCTTCCGTCGCACCCTATCCCCGGAGCGACAGGCCCCGGAGCGGGTCGCGGACAGGAGGAGGAGCGGTGCACACGCAGTCACGCAACGAGGTGGTGCTGGTCGGCAGGGTGAGCGCGGACCCGGAGGACCGGGAGCTGCCGAGCGGGGACGTGCTGACGACGTTCCGCCTGGTGGTGGACCGCCCGCCGCCGACCCGGCCGCTGCCCGAGGGGGTCCGGCCGGCGACGACCGACACGCTGGACTGCGTCGCCTGGACCGGGCGGGTGCAGCGCAGCGCCCGTGCGCTGCAGGCCGGCGACGTCGTCGCCGTCGAGGGGGCGCTGCGCCGGCGCTTCTGGCGCTCACCCACAGGGGCGGCGAGCCGGTGCGAGGTGGAGCTCGGTGGGCTCAAGCGGCTGGAGCGCGCCTCCTAGCGGGTGCGGCTGCGGGTGCGGTCAGGCGTCGCGGTGGTCGCGCAGGACCAGCCCGGTGCGGGGCTTGGGAGTGAACAGCGTGGACTTGCGGGGCATCCGCTCGCCGCCGCGCGCGACCGCCGCGACCGCCTCGACCGGGGTCGGGTTCAGCAGCACGGCGGTGCCGCCGGTGCGGGCCGCCTCGGCCAGCGCCTCGTCGACGGCGTGCGCGTAGCCGACCGTCTCGACGGTGTCGGACAGGCCCCAGAGCAGGGGTACGACGAAGCCGTGCAGCACCGACACGTCCAGCGCCTTCCAGGCGACGGAGCGCTCGTCGCCGAGCGCCGTGTCGAGCTTTCCGGTGTCCGGGTCGGTCAGCAGCCGGACCGTGCCGCCGTCGCCGGAGACCAGCAGGAAGGCCGGGCCCGCCTCGCCGGCCTTCGTGAGCGCGGCGAGCGCGCCCTCGAGGTCGTCGTCGTCGAGGTCATGGACCGTCATGCCGTCGCGCGCCCGCCCGGCGAGCTCGGCGGCCTCGACACCGGGGACGACCCGGTGGATCGGGTGGACCTCGGGCCCGAAGGACGTGGCGTCGACGAGGAAGGTGAGCCCGTGGTCCCAGGGGCCGGGCGCGCCGCCGTGGGCCGCCTGGCGCTGCAGGTAGGTGGCGTAGCGGTGGTGGCCGTCGGCGATGAGGGCCGTGCGCG from Mycobacteriales bacterium carries:
- a CDS encoding MBL fold metallo-hydrolase, whose amino-acid sequence is MDDRTRELGSDVHLIDTAMGGYDGITAAYLVRSSRPALVETGAATSAALVVAELAALGIGPEDLATIVVTHIHLDHAGGVGDLAAAFPRAEVVVHERGARHLVAPERLLSSAKRVYGEELFARVFGDLLATPAERVRALGDTGEVDLGDGRRLTTHWSPGHASHHVGLLDSETGDLYVGDAAGVYVPEADLLRPATPPPDFDLPVALASLELFASLAPTRLLFSHFGPVTAVGDALERSAEELRLWVELARETRVLELDHAVAAVRARTHERYAALRADPDLAARQDALNSDAANLSGIRRWLDQVEPV
- a CDS encoding single-stranded DNA-binding protein, whose protein sequence is MHTQSRNEVVLVGRVSADPEDRELPSGDVLTTFRLVVDRPPPTRPLPEGVRPATTDTLDCVAWTGRVQRSARALQAGDVVAVEGALRRRFWRSPTGAASRCEVELGGLKRLERAS
- a CDS encoding DUF1015 domain-containing protein, whose protein sequence is MTAAAPSPARPSGLVLSPFRALRFDPAAAGPLSGLTSPPYDVIDDAGVAALEELSDHNVVRLILPRGDADGEQSRYRRAADLLRGWRSTGALAPDDVPALYVYEQAGEGHAQRGLLGALALSPPEDEIVLPHENTMSGTVSDRLALYTAVEADLEPIFLVYDGGGAASDAVRTADAREPLVDVVLPDGLRHRLWAVTDPTELAAIAADLHPRTALIADGHHRYATYLQRQAAHGGAPGPWDHGLTFLVDATSFGPEVHPIHRVVPGVEAAELAGRARDGMTVHDLDDDDLEGALAALTKAGEAGPAFLLVSGDGGTVRLLTDPDTGKLDTALGDERSVAWKALDVSVLHGFVVPLLWGLSDTVETVGYAHAVDEALAEAARTGGTAVLLNPTPVEAVAAVARGGERMPRKSTLFTPKPRTGLVLRDHRDA